The genomic region CGCTGCCCCTTCTCCCACAGTCCTTCAATGTCCTTACGGCGCTTTAGCGGGTGTAGGCTTACCACTTCTTGCGCTCGTCGCTCACCGTAAGCTTGTGCCGCCCTTTTGCCCGACGGCGTGCAAGGACCTTACGCCCATTCCGAGTCTTCATCCGTGCTCGGAAACCGTGTTTCCGCAACCGTTTAACTCGGCTCGGTTGGTACGTCAGACGCATTGCCGGTTGGTTCTATGCACGCTAACCGGACTCCACAAGTGTGCCGCAAAATTACGCTTCCCCTAGCGGAGCGTGCAGCCGAAGACAGCTCCTATACCGCCTCCAGCACTCGCGAACGCTGTGATGGCCTACGGATCACGGATGTGCGCTGACGCCGCCTCCACCGCCAAACCACAGCGCCAACACAGAGACCCAACAAGTAAGGCATAACCAGCAACAGTAGAATCCCCGAGCGCAGCGCCTCAGCAAATGCAGGGTCCCCACTCTCAACAGCCGAACGGCATAGCGAGCACTGTGCTACTGCCAGAGCGCTCCCTGCAAAGAAGGATGACACTGCAAGCGTAAACCTCCACATCTTACCGCCGCAAGAATACCGAGATACCGTCGGGCAATAGTCCCACCAGCATCACCACAAGGAAAATGATCGGAGCAACGATAGCATAAACGAGACTCAGGCGCTCAAAGCGCAGATGCATGAAGAACGCCATGATGAGTCCTGCTTTCATGAGCGCCAAGAGGGAGAGCAGGATAACCTTCAGCCAACCGACAAGGTGTACGACATCAACGAAGTAGGCAATCGCGCTGAGCACAAAGAGCCAACCCCACACCGTCAAGTAGGTCCGAATCGGAGCGTGGACCGCCCCGGGCTGCTCTCCATGGTGGACTTGCATCTGCTCTACCATCGTCACCCCTTAGAACAGGTAGAACATCGTGAAGATGAACACCCAGATGAGGTCTACGAAGTGCCAGTACAGCCCAGCTATCTCCACGTTCGCGTACGATCCACGCCGGTCGTATACCCCTTTAGCAACTTGACGGGCGATGATCCCCAAGTAGATCACCCCGCTGAGCACATGCAGCCCATGGAAGCCTGTCAAGGTGAAGAAGTACGCCCCAAACTGTGGCGGTCCGAAGGGATTCCACCAAGGTCGGACGCCGTAGTCAACGATCAGATGCGTCCACTCGTACGCCTGGCAGCCCACGAAGGTTAGCCCTAAAGCCATCGTCAGGAGTAGGTAGCGGATCGTCTCCTTCTTCCGCCGCTCGTAAGCATTCGCCACGGCTAGCGCCATCGTTCCGCTACTGCTGACCAGAATGAAGGTCATGACAGCAATTAACAGCAGCGGAACTTCCGACCCTCCGACGTGAAGGGCGAAGACCTTTCCCGCATTGACCCAGCTACCAATGCTGGCTCGACTCGTAGCGTAACTGACAAGGAAGCTACCGAAGATGAAAGCGTCCGACAGGATAAAGATCCACATCATCAGTTTCTGCCAGCTCACCCCGAAGGGCGAAACTCCACCTGCCCATACGGAGGGGCGCTCAACCTGTTGTGCCATAACTTCAGCCGCCATCGCTCCCTTTACACTCATCCTACCGTGCTTGCAACACTGCTAGCAAGCCAATCCAGACCAGCGCCATGAAGTGCCAGTAGGTAGCCACTGGTCCAAGGCGATGCCGGAAGAGGAGTGTACGCTTCCGGACGGCAAAGAGCAGCAAGAGGGCAACAATACCGCCAACCACATGAAGCCCATGGGCCGCCGATAGTACGTAGAAGAAGCTAGCTGCTGGAAAACTAGGCAATCCAATCCCGGCACGCACCAGCTCCATCCATGCGACAGCTTGTCCGACGAGAAACAGGAGACCTAGTCCCACACCAATCCACAGCAGGCGCAGGGCTAAGGTATCCACTGTCCGGTGGGCTCTGACGTGCCACTGTACGGCTCCCAGTGCAGCGCTGCTAATCAAAAGCACAACAGTGTTCAACCACACGATGCTTGGCAATCGGAGCATACGCCCGTCAATGCCAATGCGGACTATCGCAGCACTGCTCAGGGCAGCAAAGAGCATCGTTACCCCGACGATGAGCAGCCATACGAAGAGCTGCCCCGTCGGCATCAAAGGGCCACCACCCCATGGACTACCGTCTCCCCCTGGGGCTTTACCCTGTCCTGCAATATCCCAGGTTCTCTGTATGCTCGCCTTCACAAACGGCATCACAGAGCACCACCGTTTGTGGAACCATCCACCTTACCAGGCGAACCCCCACCGTTGGTACCGTTGGTTCCACCATTCACGGCTGCCGACGGTATATTGACTGCCGCTGGAACGTACCTATGGTACCGCTCTCCTGTCGGTTCCTGGTCTAACGGTACTGTCTGCGGGACGAAATCTTGGGAAGCCCCTGGGACACTATAGTCGTACGCCCAACGGTAGACAACTGGAAGCTGCTCCCCCCAATTCCCATGAGGTGGAGGAGACGGAGCTTGCCACTCCAGCGTCGTGGCTTGCCAGGGATTAGCCTCTGCCCGCTTACCCCGCAGCAGGCTGTAGACGACGTTGAAGAGGAAGATGAACTGCGCCGCTCCAGTAATGAACGCCGCTATGCTAATGAAGACCTGAATCGCCTGGGCATCTACTGGGAGGTACTGGAGCGCGTTGAAACTGTAGTACCGTCGCGGGACTCCAAAGAAACCAAGGTAGTGCATGGGGAAGAAGATGGCGTACATTCCCACAAAGGTGAGCCAGAAGTGCAGCTTCCCCAACCCTTCGTGCATCATCCGCCCAAACATCTTCGGGAACCAGTGGTATATCCCTGCAAAGACCCCAAACACAGAGCTGGTCGCCATGACGATATGGAAGTGCGCCACCACAAAGTAGGTATCGTGGAGCTGAATGTCGATCGTCGGATTCCCCAAGAAGATTCCTGTCAGCCCCCCGGTCACGAAGGTTGACACAAAGCCGATAGCGAACAGCATAGGCGTCGTGAACCGGAGCTTACCACGCCAGAGCGTTCCTAACCAGTTGAAGGTCTTTACCGCCGAGGGCACGGCAATGATCAGCGTCGTCAGCGTAAAGGCGGCACTGAGCCAGATGTTCATCCCGCTGACGAACATGTGATGCCCCCAGACGATAAAACTGAGGAAGCCGATCGCGATGATGGAGTAGACCATCACCCGATATCCAAAGATCGGCTTCCGGGAGTTGTTGGAGATGATTTCGGAGGCAATCCCCATAGCCGGCAGGATGAGGATGTACACCTCCGGATGTCCCAAGAACCAGAACAAATGCTGCCACAGCAGGGGATTGCCTCCCTCACGAGCAAGATGGTGTCCTGCTACCACCACGTGGTCCAAGTAGAAGCTGGTCCCAAGATGCCGATCCAGCAACAACAGTACGACGCCTGCAAAGAGTGCCGGAAAGGCCAGCAATCCTATGATTGCTGCTACGAAGAGGGCCCAAACTGTCAGTGGCAGGCGCATCATCGAGAGGCCCTGCGTCCGAAGATTGAGCACCGTCGTGATGTAGTTTAACCCGCCCATAACTGAGGACACAATGAAGACAGCCATGGAGATCAGCCACAGTGTCTGCCCAAGTCCAGAGCCAGCCGCTGCCTGTTCTACAGCGCTCAGAGGCGGATAGGCCGTCCACCCTGATCCTGCTGCCCCGCCGGTGACGAAGAGCGACGCCAACATGACGAGGCACGACAGCAGAAAGACCCAGTAACTCAGCATGTTGACAAACGGGAATGCCATGTCCCGAGCGCCACATTGGAGGGGGATCAGCAGGTTCCCAAACCCACCGAGGAAGATAGCCGTCAGGAAGAAGAAGATCATCAGCGTCCCGTGCATCGTCATCATCGCCAAATACGCATCGGGACGCAAGACTCCGCCCTCAAACAATCCCGGAAAGAGCTTTGCGGCAATCGGCACAGACTCACCCGGCCACGCCAGCGGGATCCGCATCAGCCAGGACATCACCAGCCCGATGATCCCCATGATGCCGGCGGTGATGATGTACTGGATGGCGATGACTTTGTGGTCTGTGCTAAAGATGTATCGCCGCCAGAAGCTCTTCGGCTCATGGTGGGTAGCAACCGTTTCTATCGCATGAGTCGTTGCCATGGGGAGCCAAGCATCCTATTGAGACAGACCAAGGGTCTTCGCCAACGTCGGCTGTTGAGCTAACCAGGTTTCAAAGGCAGTATCCGACTCTACCACCATCTGCCCCCGCATAATGTAATGCCCCTGCCCGCAAAGCTCTGCACACGGGATGTCGTAGGTGCCGGTCTTCGTAGGGATGAACCAGAACCGTGTCGTCATCCCTGGCACAGCATCCTGCTTGACTCGCAGCACAGGGACAAAGAAGCTATGGAGTACATCCTTGGAGTTCAAGTAAGTGACGACTGGCCTGTTGACAGGGAGATGCAGCTCCGTTGCAATGATGTCGTCCTTCGCCGCTGGATCGTTAGGATCGATCCCGAACGGGTTCGTATCACTGACGTACCGAGGATGGAACCGTCCCAGCTGTCCATCCAGCCCCGGGTACTGGAAGCGCCAGGCGAACTGCTCTCCAATTACCCGCACTGGAAGCGCATCCTCAGGTGGTGGCCCTTGGATCCAGAACCACGCCCACGTTCCCGCCGCCACCAGTCCAGTCATCGTCACCGCAGGAATAACGGTATAGACAACCTCCAGCGGACGGTTCTCCAGGTAGAAATATGCCCGCTGCTCCGGTGAACGCGCCCGATAGCGCCAGACGAAGTAGGCTAACAACAGATGCACCAGCACGAAGACTATCCCCGTCACCACCAGCGTGACAATGAAGAGTTGGTCCATGACCGCACCATGGACTGATGCCAGAGGTGGCAGCCACCACCACTGGTCCCCAATCGTGATGACGCCAATTCCCACTAGTAGCAAGACAGCCAGGGCAAATAGCACTCCGTGGTATGAATCTCGGGGTGCCATCGCTTCCTCTCTTCTGTAACGGCTCAGAGTCAACTGGCGCCACAAAAATAGTGTTTGGCGAACAACGTGCTGATGATTGTCACTCACACCTCTGAGCTATCGCAGGCCTTCCGACAAACGATAGCTCGGTCACTTGCTACTGCGTAGCGGGTAGCGGAGCATTGCTAAAAGAATGCCTCCAATCCCAAAGAGTGCCGCAATAACCGCCACGGAGAGCCGATAGCTTCCGCTCCACTGCAACACCATTCCAAAGAGCAGCGGCCCCATCCAGCTACTCCCACGGTCACTGAGCTCGTAGAGGCTGAAGTACTGCGCCTCCCGCCGCTCGGGAATGTACAGCGAAAACAACGAGCGGCTCAGAGCCTGCGTACCCCCTAAGACCAGCCCAACCAGCATCGCCATGACGACAAACTCCTCTGCGCTCCGGAGTCCTAGAGCAACGTAGCTCAGAACGCCAATCCAAACTCCCAAGCTCCACAGAAGGACCCGCTTGGCACCGAACCGTTGTGCGAGCATCCCGAAAGCGAGAGAGCCAACCAAAGCAACGAACTGAACAGCCAGTAGCGTTCCCGTAATCGTCTGGATCGGCAGCCCCAACTCGCGACTGGCGAACTGTCCCGAGAGAGCAATCACGGTCTGCACGCCGTCGTTGTAGAAGAAGTATGCCGCTAAGAAGAGCACAGCCGGTCCCTGGAGATGTCGTAGTGTCTCCCAAAACCCGATGCCACTGCTAGAGACATGTTGGTATCCTCTGCTGCCTTCCCACTGCTGCCGAACGTTAGGTAGCCCTATGGCAGGGATGAGTGTGAAGATGCCCCACCATACTCCCGCAGAAGCCAGGCAGAGACGTACCGCATGCTCTGTTGCTATACCAAGGTGCTCGGCAGCGCTCAGGAACAGCAGATTCAACCCCAACAATGTTCCCCCGCCGGCATACCCCACCGCCCAGCCTCGCGAGGAGACGGCATCACGCTCGTGCGGAGCAGCAATGTCAGGCAGAAAGGCGTTGTACATGACGATGGAGGCTCCGAAGCAGAGATTGGCCACTACAAACAGAACCCCACCGAGGATGTACCGATCTCCCTCCACCCAATACAACCCCACCGTAGCAGCAGCACCGACGTAAGCGAAGAGAAGAAGCAGCAGCTTCCTCCGGCCCCAAGCGTCTGCTATCGCACCCGCGAGAGGCAAGATCAATAGTTGGAGCACCACTGATACCGACACCAGGAAGGGGTAATAGGCATCGGCTGCAATTTCAAGCCCCAGTACAGAAAGCCTGCCAGAAGCATCCGCTGCTCGAAGGGCAACGTGGGTCAAGTAAGGTCCCAGCAGCACCGTCAGAACAGTCGTGGGAAAAGCAGAATTGGCCCAGTCGTACATGTACCACGACCAGCGTACCCGCCGAGCCGACATTTGAGCTATGCGCGGTTCACTCGTACCGAAGAGCATCCACGGGGTTCAGCGTCGCTGCCTTCCAGGCTGGATACGTCCCCCACAGCAGCCCTAACGCCACGCAGAGGAAGAAGCTTAGCCCCATCCACTGCCACGGCAGACTCGGGGGTATTCCTACTAGAGCACTGATCCCCCAGCCGGCACCAATACCGGCAACGATACCGACAACGCCGCCACAGAGGCTGAGCACAACAGCTTCCGTCAGAAACTGGACAAGGATCCAGCTCCGCCGAGCTCCGACCGCTTTCCGAATCCCAATCTCACGGGTACGCTCACGGACAGCGACCAGCATGATGTTCATAATCCCGATCCCCGCCGCTACCAATGCGATCACTCCTGTCCCCGTCCCGAATAGCCCAACGAACTGTGTCAGACCTGAAAGCTGGGCCTGCAATCCTTCGTTGGTCGTTACCTCAAAGTTTTCCGGCTGCCATGGTTTCAAGCCACGGAGACGCCGCAGTATCCCTACAGCTTCGCTGAGTGTTGCCTGGAATTCTCTCCTACTGCGCGGCTGAACAATCAGCGTCAGGGAGCCCCACTCTTCGGAGGCGAAGAAGCGCATGAAGTAACCGACCGGAATGAACACGAAGTTGTCCTGGCTCTGCCCAAAGATGCTCCCGCGCGGCCGAGCAACCCCGATGACTTCAAACAGATGTCCACGAATCCGCACCTGCTGTCCAACTGGGGAAGCCGAGCCGAAGAGCTCCCTTGCTACATCAGCTCCCAGAATCGCCAAAGGCCGCATGAAGGCAACGTCGGCTTCTGCAAACGGCCGTCCTTCCGCTACCTGAACATTCAGAAGGCGGAAGGCCATCTCATCAGTCCCCATGACCGATACGTCGGGATCGGTCGCTCGATTCCCCCACTGGACCTGCTCGTCAGAAGGCTGAACAGCATACAAGCAGACGAACGGCGTCCAGAGTGCCATCTGGCGCTTGAATTCCTGTCCCTGCTGATAGGTGATGGGTGGACGTCGCAGATACTCTCGCCATTCACGGCCCGACACTCCAATCGGCGGCATGCGAGAGATGAAGAAACTGCTCTCCCCGAGCTGGAGCAGCTCCTGCGAGATGGCGCCCTCCAACGAATCCGTTGCCGTCCCCGCTACCATGATTGCGAAGACCCCGAGAGCAACGCCGAGGACCGTAAGGCCGGAGCGCAACCGATAAGCTCGTAAGCTCTCCAACGCCCCTCGTGCTATCTCTGCCCATACCATGGAGATGGAGACTCCGGACTCAGCTCGTCCCGCCGTAGGACGTTGCCCAACGGCTAGCAGTGTGTTCAGGTGAGCATTGAGGAGGGTTGCTATAGCCCTGCAAACACGTATTTTGCTTGGAGACTGTTCCGTACAATGTTGCGGCGAGGACATAATGAAGCATGTCGTGACATTAGCAGCCCTTGGAGCAGCTCTCCTCTGCCTGCTACTGGGAGGCATCGGTCGCCTATTGGCAACCCACTTTTGGCTTACCAATCCCACGTGGCATGAACTAGCTCAGACCTTCCTACTCTTCGCGATTGCCTGGGGCATTTACCAGATCCAGCTTCAGTCACCCCAGCGATAGCCTCTGCCATGCTAGCGCAAGCATTCTCGCTATTTTTGCAGTGTAGCTCATGAGGCCCGGTAAACGATGTTCACAGTCATTGTCATCTTGATGATCTTCATCTCCGTTCTCCTCATTGCAGCGGTGCTGATCCAGCCTGGCCGTGGCGAGCTCACACCCAGTTTTGGGGGCTTAGGTGGGCAATTCGGAAGCCTCTTCGGCATGCGCCGGACGATGGACTTCTTGACGAAGCTAACGATAGGGCTCGGTGCAGCCCTGTTGATCCTTTCGGTCATTGCTAACAAGTTCTTCCTCAGCACCGCTACAGAGGAACGACAACCGGTCACCGTAGGGGCACCGGCCAGTATGCCCCAACCAGCTCCGCCAATAACCCCAACGCAGCCTATAGCGCCTCCGGGACAACCTCCACAGGGCAGCCCGTAGCGGTATGCACCCTTTGTGTTCATGGTCCACTTCCTTAGCTTCACAGGGCTGCTCTCCGTCTCCGTAGGAGTTTTGTCTGCCCTCTTGACGGCACCACTCCCCGCATCTCCGACACCAGCAGCTACCACAACCATCTACTTAGTACGAGAGCGCTGGCATACTGGCATCGTCATACCCCGCCATGTAGCTATCCGCTGCATCCCAGAGGTAGCCCACCTCCCGCCGACCCCCTGGGTAGACTTGGGCTGGGGAGAGGCAGAGTTCTACCAAACCCCAGGATTCGACCTCCGGCTAGCATTGGAGGCGATCTTCCTTTGGAACGAGAGTGTGCTCCGCATCGCCGCGGTACCACAGGAGCTACGGCGGTACTATGGTCCAGAAAGCTGGCTTCTGCCTCTCTGCCTGGATAGTGCTGCTATTGCCCGACTCTGCTCCTTCTTGCAGCACACTCTGGTACGGGATAGCCAAGGTCAGGCCATCCTCACCAGCTCCCAAGCCGACGGATGGGTCCGCTTCTACAAGGCCCACGGGACTTACTGGGGACTACAAACCTGCAACACCTGGGTAGCAAAGGCCCTTGCTGCAGCCGGTCTGCGGATTGGGTGGCAGGGGATCGTCGTCGCCGAGCAGCTCTTTGCCGCCGTCCAATTCTACCGATGTCCGCAGGCACCTTCGTGACATAGGCCCTGTGTGGCGCACACATCACACTGTGACATTATTCGAGGCCGCAATCTCTACCGTGAGAAACTAGGCTTGGAAAGATCACCTGCTCCGAGTTGGTCGGCAGTTGCGAGGTAGTGCGGTGGGACCTTCTTCATTGGTGGAGAGGTAATGTGGCAGGTTCTTGAATTGAAGTAGAAAGCTTCTTAGCAGGAGGAACGCACGATGTTGCAGATTGCCAAAGAGCTCGATAGAGGGATCATGGAGGCCGTTATGCAGATCAAGTCGTTGCTGTCCTCGGAGGAAATCGCCAAGCAGTTCAGGTCATTGCCGTCCTCAAGCCTCGATAAAGGAACTTAGGAGGCCCCTATGAGGATCTGGGCGTTGCTGTCCTTAGAGGAGACTGTCAAACAGATTGAGTCATTGCTATCCTCAAACCTTGGAACTCGCTCAGCAGATCAAGTCAATCCTGTCCCCGAAAGAGCGGGGTTAAGGAGATTGCTAAACAGATTGGGGGGGGTCGTTGATGTTCTCAAAACAAGCTGATTAATTGCTGTCCTAATCCATGTGCGAAGCTTCAGAGGGGCACTGTGCTTTATCCTTGCTGTCGCATTAGCCTTCGATGCCGGTGCAGCAACGGTAACGGTGTAGTCTAAGGAGTTCCGGGCTTATCGAACAGATGTTGGCAGAGGCTTTGGCATCTCTACTAAAGCCTCGCGATGAGCGCCTGGCTTTCGGACCAACCAACACAATCTCAGACAGCCCTACTGCATAGGAGTCGTTATCCACGTCCCCATACGAGCTTCCCAGGTGTAGGTATCTGCCTACATCCCGGGTTTTTGCTTCCGTCAACCAGAACTTCTGTAGCGTGCCTGTGCTATTATGCGCACACTTGTAACGGGAGCATGCGTCACAATCGGTCGTAGGTGCGCTACAGTGCGCAACGTCGAAGAATCTCACGTGCGCGGCCGGCGGCATCACGGCGGCTGAAGGGGCCATAACTGTGTAGAGCAGCAGGTACCCCGTAGTTCTTCACTTCTGCCCCGAAGTACCGATAATTCCCATCGGTGCGAGAAGGACTCCTGGGATATGGGCATCAGTGTATGCATTATCGCTCGAGATGAGGAAGCATCGCTGCCTGAATGCGTAAAGTCGGTACAGAGCATCGCTGACGAGGTCATCGTTGTTGATACTGGCTCCACGGATGCGACTGTAGCAATTGCTCGGCGTATGGGATGCCAAGTCTTCTCATTCCCCTGGAACGATGACTTTGCTGCTGCCCGGAACTATGCTCTCGAGCAAGCGCACGAAGAATGGATCCTCAGCATTGACTGCGACGAACGTCTCCGAAATCCGGAGGTAGTACGGCGAACCTTACAGGCAGTCTCCCCGAAGGTGGATGCACTGTTGGTCCGCTGCATCTCTCCGGCCGAGCACGGAAGCACTTCCATAGCTCTCGTCGCCCGTCTATTTCGGCGGCACCAGGAGATTCGCTTCCGCGGGCGCATCCACGAGCAGGTGGCGAGACTTAACGGCGAGCTCCGAATTGCCCAGTCAGAGATTGAACTTTGGCACGAAGGGTATGCCCGAGGGGAGGGTATACTGCGAGCAGAGCATGAACGGAACCTTCGGCTCCTCCAGCAGGCACTGTCGGAGGAACCAGGGAATGCATACCTATGGCTCCAATATGCTCGGTCGGCCCTGGTCTTACAGCGCTTGACAGAAGCTTCCCAAGCGCTCCAGCAAGCGCTGCAGATGAGTTCTCCCGAATCCCTCCTCTACTGGCAGATTCGGTGCTGGCAGGCTCAAGTGGCGCTGTCACTCCGTGCCCCCAGAGAGGCTCTACGCTACAGCCACGAAGTACTCCAACGCTACCCCGGGCAGACATTTGCTGCCAGCATTGCTGCAGAAGCATACGTGATGCTTCAAGAGTGGTACCACGCCGCTACCTTCTACGAGCAATGGCCAGTCTGGCAAGAGCAGCCAACGACGGAGAGCCTGCTCATCGGACATCTACGGCTATCGCCTGCAGAGTTAGCCTTTCGGCTGGGACGTTGCTACGTCGGGTTGGGACGGTGGGAAGAAGCAGAGCGTCTCCTCCGAGAAGGCCTGGAGAGCGAGACAGACCATCTCCCCTGTCGACTGCTGCTCACGGAGTTGCTCATCACCCGAGGGCGGCTCGCTGAAGCCGACTCATTCCTCCAAGACCTCCGCCACAGGCAAGTCCCATCTCATCTCTTGGAGGAATTGCTCCGCCACCGACATCGGCGAGAGCGCACTACGCTGACCCTCTCGCGCCCCCTCCTTTCATTGAGCAATCGTCCAGAACGAAGCCGAACGACTTGCCCACTGCTTGGAATCTCTCTCCGCGGAGTTGTGGACGAGATCGTCGTCGTTGACACGGGCTCCAGCGACACAACTATTGAAGTTGCCCAATCCTACGGGGCCCGTGTATACTCATTTCCGTGGAACGATAGCTTCGCCGCAGCCAGGAACGAGTCCCTACGCCACTGCACTGGCGAATGGATCCTCTACCTGGATGCCGACGAACAGCTACACCCGGCGTCCCTCAACATCTTGCTGGAGTTCCTCTGTGACCTACCGGACGACGTCGGCGGCGTGGCCTGCACGATTGAGAGCCCACACCGACGTGCAGATGGAACCATAGAGCTCCACTGGAGTGCCTATCCCCGCATCTTCCGTAACTACGGTTACCCGCCGATTCACTTCCACGGCCGCGTGCACGAACAGATCAGCCCATCCATTCTGGCGCTGGGCAAGCAAATCATCCGCTCTCCGCTGCGAATCCTGCATAGTGGCTACGATCAATCCCCAGAGGTCCTCCAGGCGAAGGCATATCGGAACTACCGTCTCCTCATGCTCCAGGTTTAGGAGGAGCCGCTGGACGCCTATGCGTGGTATCAGTTAGGCCAGACTCTAGCCCGCCTGAAATTCTTCCGTGAGGCTGAAGAAGCACTGCAGTTCGCGCTCCACCTGGGAACCCTCCCCTTGGGCCTAACGGCATCGGCTGCGATGAACTTAGCCCAGCTCTGTCTGCAGAGTCAACGGTACACCGAAGCACTCAGTTGGGCCGAGCATGCGCTCCACTACGCTCCTGACCATGCTCTCGCCCGCTTCCTCAAAGCACAGTCGCTGCGTCTCCTCGGACGCCGAAGTGCAGCTGCAGAGATCCTCTATGAGCTCCTCTCGGAGCCGACGGCAACCCCTAACTGCAGTCCTACGTCTGCCGCCTTCCACATCGCCCTCCCCTTAGAAGCGATTCAGCGAGAATTGAAGCTGCTCAATGATTCGATGAGTGCAACGAGTGCCGCCGCCAGCCCTTTGTCCGGATAGTGCCAGGCCGCTCCTCGGCAGTGCCGAACGATATAGAGCTGCTCAATCTGCTCCGGAGTCTGCAGGAGCCTCAGCCTCCCTTGTTGAAGTAGCCACCGGTCAACAGCTCCGATGCGTCCAGCGAAGACTGAATATGTCAGGGTCCCCAGGAGTGCAGCCTCTCGGTTCATCGTACCACCTCCGGAGATCACTGCGTCCGCCCAGTACAGCAGCTGCAGCCCCGGAAGGGCCTGCTGCGCGATTCGGACATTCTCAATCCCATACCGACGGCACACTTCTACGACCCACCTCCGGTCCTCCTCAACACGTGGGAGCACGAGCCCCACTACAGAAGGCTCACGCCCGAGGCGACGGAGCACTGCCTCAAAGAGGCGGAGGCTAGCCGACGTTCGGTAGTTCGCTGTGACACTGGGGGGACGCAGAACGACTAGACACTCTCCTTCAGCAACCCC from Candidatus Kapaibacterium sp. harbors:
- a CDS encoding glycosyltransferase — translated: MGISVCIIARDEEASLPECVKSVQSIADEVIVVDTGSTDATVAIARRMGCQVFSFPWNDDFAAARNYALEQAHEEWILSIDCDERLRNPEVVRRTLQAVSPKVDALLVRCISPAEHGSTSIALVARLFRRHQEIRFRGRIHEQVARLNGELRIAQSEIELWHEGYARGEGILRAEHERNLRLLQQALSEEPGNAYLWLQYARSALVLQRLTEASQALQQALQMSSPESLLYWQIRCWQAQVALSLRAPREALRYSHEVLQRYPGQTFAASIAAEAYVMLQEWYHAATFYEQWPVWQEQPTTESLLIGHLRLSPAELAFRLGRCYVGLGRWEEAERLLREGLESETDHLPCRLLLTELLITRGRLAEADSFLQDLRHRQVPSHLLEELLRHRHRRERTTLTLSRPLLSLSNRPERSRTTCPLLGISLRGVVDEIVVVDTGSSDTTIEVAQSYGARVYSFPWNDSFAAARNESLRHCTGEWILYLDADEQLHPASLNILLEFLCDLPDDVGGVACTIESPHRRADGTIELHWSAYPRIFRNYGYPPIHFHGRVHEQISPSILALGKQIIRSPLRILHSGYDQSPEVLQAKAYRNYRLLMLQV
- a CDS encoding tetratricopeptide repeat protein, with amino-acid sequence MDAYAWYQLGQTLARLKFFREAEEALQFALHLGTLPLGLTASAAMNLAQLCLQSQRYTEALSWAEHALHYAPDHALARFLKAQSLRLLGRRSAAAEILYELLSEPTATPNCSPTSAAFHIALPLEAIQRELKLLNDSMSATSAAASPLSG
- a CDS encoding DUF354 domain-containing protein, which encodes MRIWIDLDNSPHIPFFAPLVREFRRRGHDIVITARDYAQTLELASHYGLPVIPVGKYGGASLAGKLSALVRRALELHRSVGRHRPTLALSHGSRSQVLAARSLGIPAFVCMDYEWTERWIFRWGAQCIVVPEVALAAALEAGLPSHRVRSYPGLKEEVYLPDFVPQAGFRERLGVAEGECLVVLRPPSVTANYRTSASLRLFEAVLRRLGREPSVVGLVLPRVEEDRRWVVEVCRRYGIENVRIAQQALPGLQLLYWADAVISGGGTMNREAALLGTLTYSVFAGRIGAVDRWLLQQGRLRLLQTPEQIEQLYIVRHCRGAAWHYPDKGLAAALVALIESLSSFNSR